The proteins below come from a single Rhodococcus sp. WMMA185 genomic window:
- the cydC gene encoding thiol reductant ABC exporter subunit CydC, translating to MSGDPLMRALPLLELRPGRVLRAVAAGVVTLGSALALAALSAWLITRAWQMPPVLDLSVAVVAVRALGISRGVFRYLERLATHDTALRGTTSARAQLYQRLADGEPAAAAGLRRGELLSRTGEDVDTLGDVVVRALVPIAVAGVLAVAAVGILAFISPAAALVLALALVVSGVAAPWLSARASRAAEDAGAQARARLSESAVTALDHAGELRVAGRLDQTVSRAVAADRAAVAGTDRAAVPIAFADAATPLATGVSVVASLLIGMNLYSSGTMTPMAMGILVLLPLSAFEATSALPAAAVALTRARIASRRILAVLDAATADRRIGNRDLDGPIGIVAEALRCGWPAGSATAPLDLDLPPGARVAVVGRSGSGKTATLMTLAGLLPPISGTVQVDGTDLRDVRSGALRHDVGFFAEDAHLFDTTVLENLRVARGDIQEAEALEVLGAVGLGDWVSGLPEGLNTTLAGGARAVSGGQRRRLLLARALLSPARVLLLDEPTEHLDAVEGADLLRRLLARDGGLVSPQRTVVVVTHQLPESTGADLVVHVEKTGHENTLLTP from the coding sequence ATGTCGGGTGACCCGTTGATGCGGGCGTTGCCGCTTCTCGAACTGAGACCCGGGCGGGTATTGCGCGCAGTTGCCGCCGGAGTCGTCACCTTGGGCAGTGCGCTGGCGCTCGCAGCACTTTCGGCGTGGTTGATCACACGGGCGTGGCAGATGCCACCGGTCCTGGACCTCAGCGTGGCCGTCGTGGCGGTGCGGGCACTCGGCATCTCCCGCGGCGTGTTCCGCTACCTCGAACGGTTGGCCACCCATGACACCGCGTTGCGCGGGACCACCTCCGCCCGTGCGCAGCTGTACCAGAGACTCGCTGATGGTGAACCTGCTGCCGCGGCGGGACTGCGTCGTGGTGAACTCCTCTCACGCACGGGAGAGGACGTCGATACTCTCGGTGACGTCGTGGTGCGTGCGCTCGTCCCCATCGCTGTTGCCGGCGTACTGGCCGTCGCAGCCGTCGGCATTCTTGCATTCATCTCGCCCGCAGCAGCATTGGTGCTCGCGCTTGCGCTTGTGGTGTCCGGGGTTGCGGCGCCGTGGTTGTCTGCGCGTGCCTCGCGCGCGGCCGAGGATGCCGGTGCGCAGGCGAGGGCGCGGCTGAGCGAGAGCGCCGTGACTGCGCTCGATCACGCCGGCGAACTCCGCGTAGCTGGTCGGCTCGACCAGACGGTGTCCCGGGCGGTCGCCGCCGACCGTGCAGCCGTGGCCGGGACTGACCGTGCTGCCGTACCGATCGCTTTCGCCGACGCGGCCACGCCCCTCGCAACCGGCGTGAGCGTGGTCGCTTCACTGCTCATCGGCATGAACCTCTACTCGTCCGGAACGATGACTCCGATGGCGATGGGGATTCTTGTGTTGCTGCCGCTTTCGGCTTTCGAAGCTACCTCCGCCCTACCGGCGGCGGCGGTGGCGCTCACTCGGGCCAGGATCGCTTCACGTCGCATCCTCGCCGTCCTGGACGCAGCGACCGCCGATCGACGCATCGGGAACCGGGATCTGGATGGTCCGATCGGGATTGTCGCGGAAGCGCTGCGATGTGGGTGGCCGGCCGGCTCTGCGACGGCACCTCTCGACCTCGACCTCCCACCGGGCGCCCGCGTCGCCGTGGTTGGGCGCAGTGGCTCAGGAAAGACTGCCACTTTGATGACGCTTGCCGGACTGCTTCCACCGATCTCGGGGACCGTCCAAGTCGACGGCACGGATCTTCGCGACGTGAGGTCCGGCGCTCTACGCCATGACGTCGGTTTCTTCGCCGAGGATGCGCATTTGTTCGACACGACGGTGCTCGAGAATCTGCGGGTGGCCCGCGGCGATATCCAGGAAGCGGAGGCACTCGAGGTGTTAGGTGCCGTCGGACTCGGGGACTGGGTGTCCGGGTTACCTGAGGGCTTGAACACGACGCTCGCAGGCGGCGCCAGGGCAGTTTCGGGCGGGCAGCGGCGGCGATTGCTGCTGGCTCGGGCTCTCCTGTCGCCCGCGCGGGTGCTGTTGCTCGATGAACCGACCGAACATCTCGATGCAGTCGAGGGTGCGGACCTGCTTCGAAGACTGCTCGCCCGCGACGGCGGACTGGTGTCGCCGCAGCGCACCGTCGTGGTCGTCACCCACCAGCTGCCCGAAAGTACCGGCGCCGACCTGGTGGTACACGTGGAGAAAACGGGGCACGAAAATACGTTGCTGACTCCGTGA
- a CDS encoding DUF3073 domain-containing protein, producing the protein MGRGRAKAKQTKVARELKYSVPTTDFDSLQRELSGGSSNSHRDEVFADQRADREGHSREDDDDWRR; encoded by the coding sequence ATGGGCCGCGGCCGGGCTAAGGCAAAGCAGACCAAGGTTGCACGCGAGCTGAAGTACAGCGTACCGACCACGGATTTTGACAGCCTGCAACGAGAGCTCTCAGGTGGGTCGTCCAACTCGCATCGGGACGAGGTCTTCGCTGACCAGCGTGCCGACAGGGAGGGTCACTCCCGGGAGGACGACGACGACTGGCGGCGCTGA
- the cydD gene encoding thiol reductant ABC exporter subunit CydD yields the protein MTTEVGDAPAPEQVSPGAERASRRPVDPRLWRYSAAARGYLVLTVGLSVVNVAMVIVSALMIGRVLGGVIVDGATDFGRWSAELVTLAIAVVVRVAGTWLQSRFAHRSATRVVAELRGEVLGVATRMPVRDLDPRRDEIATVLTRGIDGLLPYLTGYLPALVLAATLTPATLVVIAFQDMTSAAIIFVTLPLIPIFMILIGLLTKGKAAQTLTAMTALSSQLLDLLAGLPTLRALGREQGPATRIRELGDAHRRTAMSSLRIAFLSSMVLELLATLCVALVAVSIGLRLVYGDMTLEAGIVALILAPEVYLPLRMVGTQFHAAEDGMTAASRAFAVIDSDRPDSDGGSEIVEAVGARIEFEKVGIRSRHGHAPRDLTGVLEPGTVSVLTGPNGSGKSTAVQALLGLIDVDHGEVRVAGTSVEALDRSSWWAQVAWLPQHPVLVPGTLAENLHLIGDVVDLDQACAATGFDAVLAELPDGWGTRVGAGGVGLSLGQRQRLALTRVLATRRPVLVLDEPTAHLDDSSERSVLDSLRRLAAAGRTVVVVGHRPSLLESADQVIKVSADVG from the coding sequence ATGACCACAGAGGTAGGCGACGCTCCCGCACCGGAACAGGTAAGTCCCGGCGCGGAGCGTGCCTCCCGGCGCCCCGTCGATCCGCGCCTGTGGCGCTACTCGGCAGCTGCCCGTGGGTATCTCGTTCTCACGGTAGGCCTCTCGGTAGTCAATGTCGCGATGGTGATCGTGTCGGCGCTCATGATCGGCCGGGTGCTCGGTGGCGTGATTGTCGATGGCGCCACCGACTTCGGACGGTGGTCCGCCGAGTTGGTGACCCTCGCGATCGCGGTGGTTGTTCGGGTGGCCGGCACGTGGTTGCAGTCCCGGTTCGCACACCGGTCCGCCACGCGTGTCGTCGCGGAACTGAGGGGCGAGGTGCTCGGTGTCGCCACTCGGATGCCGGTGCGCGACCTCGATCCGCGGCGTGACGAGATCGCGACCGTCCTCACTCGCGGAATCGACGGCCTGCTGCCGTACCTCACCGGCTATCTGCCGGCACTGGTACTCGCGGCCACGCTCACCCCGGCAACGTTGGTGGTCATCGCCTTTCAGGATATGACGTCGGCGGCGATAATCTTCGTCACGCTACCGCTGATCCCGATCTTCATGATCCTCATCGGCCTGCTCACCAAGGGGAAGGCCGCACAGACCCTGACTGCAATGACCGCGTTGTCTTCGCAGTTGCTCGATCTCCTGGCTGGGTTACCGACACTTCGCGCACTCGGCCGTGAGCAGGGACCGGCAACGCGGATACGGGAACTCGGCGACGCCCACCGGCGTACAGCGATGTCGTCGTTGCGGATCGCGTTCCTGTCCTCGATGGTGCTCGAATTGCTGGCGACCCTGTGCGTGGCACTCGTTGCGGTCAGCATCGGCCTGCGGTTGGTGTACGGAGACATGACGCTCGAAGCGGGGATCGTGGCGCTGATCCTCGCGCCCGAGGTGTACCTTCCTCTGCGGATGGTGGGCACCCAGTTCCACGCGGCCGAGGACGGAATGACCGCGGCGAGTAGAGCCTTCGCGGTCATCGACAGCGACCGGCCCGATTCCGACGGCGGCAGCGAAATCGTCGAGGCAGTGGGGGCACGCATCGAATTCGAGAAGGTGGGCATTCGTTCCCGACACGGCCATGCGCCTCGGGACTTGACCGGCGTCCTCGAACCCGGAACTGTGTCGGTGTTGACCGGACCGAACGGATCCGGGAAGTCGACTGCGGTGCAAGCCCTTCTCGGGCTCATCGATGTGGACCACGGGGAGGTGCGGGTCGCAGGAACGTCCGTGGAGGCACTGGACCGGTCCTCGTGGTGGGCGCAGGTGGCATGGCTCCCACAGCATCCCGTCCTCGTCCCCGGAACCCTGGCCGAGAACCTTCATCTGATCGGTGACGTGGTTGATCTCGACCAGGCCTGCGCAGCAACAGGGTTCGATGCAGTTCTTGCCGAACTCCCAGACGGTTGGGGTACGCGGGTCGGCGCTGGGGGAGTGGGGCTCTCGCTCGGCCAGCGTCAGCGTCTCGCTCTGACCCGAGTTCTCGCGACCCGACGTCCCGTTCTGGTGCTCGACGAACCCACCGCGCACCTCGACGACAGCTCAGAACGGTCCGTGCTCGACTCGCTACGGCGCTTGGCCGCCGCGGGGCGGACCGTCGTGGTCGTAGGGCATCGGCCGAGCCTTCTCGAGTCCGCAGATCAAGTGATCAAGGTGAGTGCCGATGTCGGGTGA
- a CDS encoding aminodeoxychorismate lyase, producing MSDQVLVTLDHEVRDADAPLLHADDLAVVRGDGVFETLLVRGGRVLKLEQHLNRLEASAHALGLPSPDRGDWRRAVGMAAKEWGSEREGAMRLVLSRGRESGGAETAFVTVGPVSERILQARRDGVSVLTLARGYSVDLSASAPWQLLGAKTLSYATNMAALRYAATFGADDVIFVSSEGNVLEGPRSTVIIARGKTLLTPPPEHGILPGTTQQALYKVASARGFSCEYAALSPADLITADGVWLISSITTAARVRKIDGLVLPPAPRADEIVELVDLAIESGGTEFTED from the coding sequence ATGTCTGATCAAGTGCTGGTGACGTTGGACCACGAAGTGCGAGACGCCGATGCCCCGCTACTGCACGCGGATGATCTGGCAGTGGTGCGTGGGGACGGGGTTTTCGAGACGCTGTTGGTGCGTGGCGGCCGCGTACTCAAGTTGGAGCAGCATCTCAATCGACTCGAGGCATCTGCCCATGCCCTCGGATTGCCCAGTCCGGATCGCGGCGACTGGCGACGGGCCGTGGGAATGGCTGCGAAGGAGTGGGGGAGCGAGCGGGAGGGCGCCATGCGACTGGTGCTCAGTCGCGGACGAGAGTCCGGCGGGGCCGAGACTGCGTTCGTCACGGTCGGGCCGGTATCCGAGCGGATCCTTCAAGCGCGGCGAGACGGGGTTTCGGTACTCACGCTGGCACGTGGCTACTCGGTGGACTTGTCGGCGAGTGCGCCATGGCAACTACTCGGCGCGAAGACTCTGTCCTACGCGACGAATATGGCAGCTCTGCGCTACGCGGCCACGTTCGGTGCGGATGATGTGATCTTCGTCAGCAGTGAGGGCAATGTGTTGGAAGGGCCACGATCGACGGTGATCATCGCCCGTGGGAAGACTCTCCTCACACCACCTCCCGAGCATGGAATCCTGCCTGGCACCACCCAGCAGGCTCTGTACAAGGTGGCGTCCGCCAGGGGATTCAGTTGCGAATACGCTGCCCTTAGTCCGGCGGACCTCATCACAGCGGACGGCGTGTGGCTGATCTCGAGCATCACGACTGCCGCCCGTGTGCGAAAGATCGACGGCTTGGTTCTGCCCCCCGCACCCCGAGCGGACGAGATCGTCGAATTGGTCGACCTGGCTATCGAGTCGGGGGGTACCGAATTCACGGAGGATTGA
- the cydB gene encoding cytochrome d ubiquinol oxidase subunit II, giving the protein MGLQEVWFILIAVLFIGYFVLEGFDFGVGMLMPLLGRRKDPNGDTRRRVVLNTIGPVWDGNEVWLITGGGALFAAFPEWYATLFSGFYLPLLIILVALIVRICAIEYRGKIDDDTWRRRCDWGIVFGSWVPAVLWGVAFANIVRGVEIDADKQVTSSFLDLLNPYALLGGLTTALVFALHGAVFLALKTADDVRADAVTLASRLAVPAVPVAGGFVLWTQLAYGKGWTWILVLAAAAALLGVVAFTRAEREGWAFLLTSVAVVGAVALLFGSLFPNVMPSTIDAAYNLTIYNASSSHYTLTVMTWAAAFLTPVVLIYQGWTYWVFRQRISTKHIPPSIGLPSKRT; this is encoded by the coding sequence ATGGGACTTCAAGAAGTATGGTTCATCCTGATCGCAGTGCTCTTCATCGGGTACTTCGTGCTCGAGGGGTTCGACTTCGGCGTAGGGATGCTGATGCCGTTGCTCGGCAGGCGCAAGGACCCGAACGGCGATACCCGCAGGCGGGTGGTGCTCAACACCATCGGCCCGGTGTGGGACGGCAACGAAGTGTGGCTCATCACCGGCGGCGGCGCGTTGTTCGCGGCGTTCCCCGAGTGGTACGCGACTTTGTTCTCGGGCTTCTACCTACCACTGCTGATCATTCTCGTTGCGCTGATCGTCCGAATCTGCGCCATCGAGTACCGCGGCAAGATCGACGACGACACGTGGCGACGACGTTGCGACTGGGGCATCGTCTTCGGTTCGTGGGTGCCCGCCGTGCTGTGGGGCGTCGCATTCGCGAACATCGTGCGGGGCGTTGAGATCGACGCCGACAAGCAGGTCACCTCGAGCTTCCTCGATCTGCTCAACCCCTACGCACTGCTGGGCGGTCTCACGACGGCTCTCGTCTTCGCGTTGCACGGTGCGGTGTTCCTGGCCCTGAAGACGGCGGACGATGTACGAGCGGATGCTGTCACGCTGGCATCGCGGTTGGCTGTGCCCGCCGTCCCGGTCGCGGGGGGATTCGTGTTGTGGACCCAGTTGGCCTACGGCAAGGGCTGGACCTGGATTCTGGTCTTGGCCGCCGCCGCTGCGCTCCTCGGGGTCGTCGCGTTCACTCGCGCCGAGCGTGAGGGATGGGCCTTCCTGCTCACGTCGGTCGCCGTCGTCGGTGCGGTTGCCCTGCTGTTCGGTTCGTTGTTCCCCAACGTCATGCCGTCCACGATCGATGCCGCTTACAACCTGACGATCTACAACGCCTCGTCGAGTCACTACACGTTGACTGTGATGACGTGGGCCGCGGCATTCCTCACCCCGGTGGTGCTGATCTACCAGGGTTGGACGTATTGGGTGTTCCGTCAAAGGATTTCGACCAAGCACATCCCGCCGTCTATCGGGCTCCCGTCGAAGCGCACATGA
- a CDS encoding MOSC domain-containing protein, with protein MNTFAAAHGKVLAVCVLHRERDSGTGRVPRTAIDKRPVDGAVRVTAHGLTGDYVCDTRSHGGPFKAVYAYLEAEAQRWESELGRELPPGWFGENLRLDQIATTDAVIGERWRIGTTELEVTGPRTPCGTFGVWAGEPRWVKRFTQRADTGAYLRVVTEGSITAGDTVHRLHVPAHGVTVRDLFTGRDPERLVGLLEQQENLSPSVAENARRQIAGLEEQVPQ; from the coding sequence ATGAACACCTTCGCCGCGGCGCACGGAAAGGTGCTCGCCGTCTGCGTCCTGCACCGCGAGCGCGACAGCGGGACCGGGCGGGTACCCCGCACCGCCATCGACAAACGACCCGTCGACGGTGCTGTGCGTGTGACGGCCCACGGCCTGACCGGCGACTACGTCTGCGACACCAGATCTCACGGCGGCCCTTTCAAGGCCGTCTATGCCTATCTGGAAGCCGAAGCGCAGCGCTGGGAATCGGAACTCGGGCGCGAGCTTCCCCCGGGCTGGTTCGGCGAGAACCTGCGCCTCGACCAGATCGCCACTACGGATGCTGTCATCGGGGAACGCTGGCGAATCGGCACGACCGAACTGGAGGTGACGGGCCCCCGGACGCCGTGCGGCACATTCGGCGTGTGGGCCGGCGAACCGAGATGGGTCAAGCGCTTCACCCAGCGCGCCGACACGGGCGCATACCTACGGGTGGTGACCGAGGGATCGATCACCGCAGGCGACACCGTCCACCGACTCCACGTGCCCGCTCACGGTGTCACGGTGCGGGATCTGTTCACCGGCCGAGATCCGGAGAGACTCGTCGGCTTGCTCGAACAGCAGGAGAACCTCTCACCCAGCGTTGCCGAGAACGCCCGGCGACAGATCGCCGGACTGGAAGAGCAGGTTCCGCAGTGA
- a CDS encoding cytochrome ubiquinol oxidase subunit I — MDALDVSRWQFGITTVYHFILVPLTIGLAPMIAVMQTMWVVTGKDHWYRLTKFFGKLFLINFALGVATGIVQEFQFGMNWSEYSRFVGDVFGAPLALEGLVAFFLESTFLGLWIFGWGRLPKLVHLATIWLVAIGVNASAYFIITANSFMQHPVGADFNPETGRAELTSIWALLTNNTALAAFPHVVAGAFLTAGTFVAGVGGWWMVRSMRKSKEAAEPVEAQKHEETARTMFRPVTIFALWVMVASGIGLAVTGDIQAKLMFEQQPMKMASAESLCHTETGADFSILTVGTQNNCENITQIIKIPGLTSFLADGDFNSTIEGVTELQAQYEETYGPGNYQPNLFVTYWTFRAMIGWAAGSALLAVVGLWMTRGGRVPDKKWFGWLSILMIPTPFLGNSAGWVFTEMGRQPWVVAPNPTGVDMIRLTVDQGVSNHSALTVWVSLITFTIVYGALAVVWFGLIRRYTIEGPLEHDEHPPGEDHDEPEEPDSPKPLSFAY; from the coding sequence ATGGACGCCTTGGATGTCTCCCGGTGGCAGTTCGGCATAACCACCGTCTATCACTTCATCCTCGTTCCGCTGACGATCGGGCTCGCCCCGATGATCGCGGTCATGCAGACGATGTGGGTGGTCACCGGAAAGGACCACTGGTACCGGCTCACCAAGTTCTTCGGGAAACTCTTCCTGATCAATTTCGCTCTGGGTGTCGCAACCGGCATCGTGCAGGAGTTCCAGTTCGGCATGAACTGGAGCGAGTACTCGCGCTTCGTCGGCGACGTGTTCGGCGCTCCGCTCGCTCTCGAGGGCCTCGTGGCCTTCTTCCTCGAATCGACGTTCCTCGGGCTCTGGATCTTCGGCTGGGGCCGGCTGCCCAAACTGGTCCATCTCGCCACCATCTGGCTGGTCGCGATCGGGGTGAATGCGTCCGCGTACTTCATCATCACCGCGAATTCGTTCATGCAGCACCCGGTGGGGGCGGATTTCAACCCCGAGACCGGGCGCGCTGAACTCACCAGCATCTGGGCGCTGCTCACCAACAACACTGCGCTCGCAGCCTTCCCGCACGTCGTGGCCGGTGCCTTCCTCACCGCAGGCACCTTCGTGGCCGGTGTCGGCGGTTGGTGGATGGTGCGCAGCATGCGCAAGTCCAAGGAAGCCGCCGAACCGGTCGAGGCGCAAAAGCATGAAGAGACCGCAAGGACGATGTTCCGTCCGGTCACCATCTTCGCCCTCTGGGTCATGGTGGCGTCCGGCATCGGGCTGGCCGTTACCGGCGACATCCAGGCCAAGCTGATGTTCGAGCAGCAACCCATGAAGATGGCGTCGGCGGAATCGCTCTGCCACACCGAGACCGGGGCAGACTTCTCGATACTCACAGTGGGTACCCAGAACAACTGCGAGAACATCACCCAGATCATCAAGATTCCCGGGCTCACCTCCTTCCTGGCCGATGGCGACTTCAACTCCACCATCGAAGGCGTCACCGAACTCCAGGCGCAGTACGAGGAGACGTACGGACCCGGCAACTACCAGCCGAACTTGTTCGTCACCTACTGGACCTTCCGGGCAATGATCGGCTGGGCGGCCGGCTCGGCACTGCTCGCCGTCGTCGGGCTGTGGATGACCCGCGGCGGGCGAGTGCCGGACAAGAAGTGGTTCGGCTGGCTGTCCATTCTCATGATCCCGACACCCTTCTTGGGCAACAGTGCCGGATGGGTGTTCACCGAGATGGGCCGTCAACCGTGGGTCGTGGCACCCAACCCGACCGGCGTAGACATGATCCGGCTGACAGTCGACCAGGGCGTTTCGAATCACTCGGCGCTGACCGTTTGGGTTTCGCTGATCACGTTCACGATCGTGTACGGGGCGCTGGCTGTCGTGTGGTTCGGACTGATACGTCGCTACACGATCGAGGGTCCGCTCGAACACGACGAGCATCCGCCGGGCGAGGACCACGACGAGCCCGAAGAACCGGATTCGCCCAAACCATTGTCGTTCGCGTACTAG
- the ygfZ gene encoding CAF17-like 4Fe-4S cluster assembly/insertion protein YgfZ: MVDTLPVSPSPLLTTAGAVPAPEHSPDAGVAWHYGDPLGEQRKAERSAVVVDRSHRFVIAIGGTERLTWLHTISSQHVSDLPDGASAENLSLDANGRVEHHFVQTDLDGVTWIDTEAERGPSLLSFLTKMVFWAKAEPRDGNELAVLSVLGPEAPSILARADVNAPAEPYAAVKVPDGGFVRRMPWPAADSFDLLVPREHLGDWWARLTSAGAEPAGTWAFEALRVAAARPRIGLDTDDRTIPHEVRWIGSPAEHGAVHLEKGCYRGQETVARVHNLGKPPRRLVLLHLDGSAEGRPVPGDPVTVNDRAVGRIGTVIDHYDLGPIALALLKRSIPIDTELIAGPCAASIDPDSVEKDDGIQAGRAAIDRLRGR, from the coding sequence GTGGTCGACACACTGCCCGTCTCACCCAGTCCACTCCTCACAACCGCGGGCGCGGTCCCGGCGCCGGAGCACTCCCCCGATGCCGGCGTCGCCTGGCACTACGGCGATCCCCTCGGCGAACAGCGCAAGGCCGAGCGCTCGGCAGTCGTAGTCGACCGGTCCCACCGGTTCGTCATCGCGATCGGCGGAACCGAACGACTCACATGGCTACACACCATCTCGAGCCAACATGTCTCCGATCTCCCGGACGGAGCCAGTGCCGAAAATCTCAGCCTCGACGCCAACGGACGCGTCGAACATCACTTCGTGCAAACCGATCTGGACGGCGTCACCTGGATCGACACCGAGGCGGAGCGAGGGCCGTCACTGCTCTCGTTCCTGACCAAGATGGTGTTCTGGGCCAAGGCTGAACCCCGCGACGGCAACGAATTGGCTGTCCTCAGCGTGCTTGGCCCCGAGGCGCCGTCCATCCTTGCCCGAGCCGACGTGAACGCCCCCGCGGAGCCGTATGCCGCCGTGAAAGTTCCAGACGGCGGCTTCGTCCGGCGCATGCCGTGGCCGGCCGCGGACTCGTTCGACCTCCTCGTTCCACGCGAGCACCTCGGCGACTGGTGGGCGCGACTCACCTCCGCCGGTGCCGAACCGGCCGGAACGTGGGCGTTCGAGGCACTCCGGGTCGCTGCCGCGCGGCCCCGGATCGGCCTCGATACCGACGACCGGACCATCCCGCACGAGGTGCGCTGGATCGGCAGCCCCGCCGAACACGGCGCGGTGCACCTCGAGAAGGGTTGCTACCGGGGACAGGAGACGGTGGCTCGAGTTCACAATCTCGGCAAGCCGCCTCGCCGTCTGGTTCTGCTACACCTCGACGGCAGCGCCGAGGGCAGGCCGGTCCCCGGTGACCCGGTGACGGTGAACGACCGCGCCGTCGGGCGGATCGGCACGGTAATCGACCACTACGACCTCGGCCCCATCGCGCTGGCCCTCCTCAAACGCTCCATCCCCATCGACACCGAACTCATTGCCGGACCGTGCGCCGCCTCTATCGATCCCGACTCGGTGGAAAAGGACGACGGGATACAGGCGGGCCGCGCCGCGATCGATCGGCTGAGGGGCCGATGA
- a CDS encoding asparaginase produces MSVELVEVVRSGFRECVHRGSAVILRADGEIALSLGEVHTPIYPRSSNKPWQAVTMLRNGFDPASSEELAIATASHEGESDHIELVEQLLVRHGLDGSQLRCPSDLPSNELARAELLAAGELPRPVYMNCSGKHAAMLATCMINDWPTDSYLEPTHPLQLAIVETLGSISGDVDVELGIDGCGLPIVPLSLTHLARAFARLVTAETDSPELAVADAIREHPYLVSGSGKDDARLMPAVPGLLTKAGADGVYAGALPNGSAFALKIDDGHERARLPLATALLRHMGVRWTEDLAALASQPVLGGGVRVGTVCAIPGVV; encoded by the coding sequence GTGAGCGTCGAACTGGTCGAGGTCGTACGTTCCGGGTTCCGTGAGTGCGTCCACCGCGGTTCCGCGGTGATCCTGCGGGCAGACGGCGAGATCGCCCTCAGCCTCGGCGAGGTGCACACGCCCATCTACCCACGATCTTCGAACAAGCCCTGGCAGGCTGTGACGATGCTGCGGAACGGCTTCGATCCGGCCAGCTCTGAGGAACTCGCGATCGCGACAGCATCCCATGAGGGTGAATCTGATCACATAGAACTCGTCGAGCAGCTCCTCGTTCGCCACGGGCTCGACGGCTCTCAGCTCCGATGCCCCTCCGATCTTCCCTCCAACGAGCTCGCCCGCGCCGAGCTGCTGGCTGCGGGTGAACTCCCCCGACCGGTGTACATGAACTGCTCCGGCAAGCACGCGGCAATGCTCGCGACCTGCATGATCAATGACTGGCCCACCGACAGCTACCTCGAGCCGACTCATCCGCTGCAACTCGCGATCGTGGAAACGCTGGGTTCTATCAGCGGCGACGTCGACGTCGAACTAGGAATCGACGGTTGCGGGCTACCGATCGTCCCACTGTCGCTGACACATCTCGCTCGAGCATTCGCCCGACTCGTGACCGCAGAAACCGACTCCCCCGAACTCGCCGTCGCCGACGCCATCCGTGAGCACCCTTACCTCGTGTCGGGAAGCGGCAAGGACGACGCACGACTGATGCCGGCGGTGCCCGGACTGCTTACGAAGGCAGGTGCCGATGGTGTCTACGCAGGAGCATTGCCGAACGGTTCGGCCTTTGCGCTGAAGATCGACGATGGTCACGAGCGTGCCCGGTTGCCGCTCGCCACAGCACTTCTGCGCCATATGGGCGTTCGGTGGACCGAGGATCTGGCGGCTCTCGCATCACAACCCGTGCTCGGCGGCGGCGTCAGGGTGGGCACCGTCTGCGCGATTCCCGGAGTCGTGTGA